A window of Ardenticatenales bacterium genomic DNA:
GCGGTGCGCCGCGCTCCATCAGCACGTAGTCTACATCAAATTGGCGCAGCGGCGCGTCCCAATCGGGTTGAAGTTCGAGCGTTTTGAGGTAATAGAGTAGGAAATCATCCCTATACACGTCGGCACGGCCATCGACGAAGACGGGCAGGCCGCGCCAGATGAGGTAGCCGCCCCAGCCGTAGCTGTTGTAGCCGTGGGCCTGGTCCATGTCGTGGGCGATGAGGTAGTCCACGGCGCGGACGGGAAAATGGTCGGCGATGGCGGCGTCGTTGTCCTGGATGACGCGAGCGGACCAGGCGGTGACGACGAGCAGGGAGAGGAGGATGAGGAGCCAATTGAGGGCGGGTGCGCCTTTGGGGGCGGGGTGGCTGCCGGCAAAAATGGCGTGGAGAGGGGTGTTGGCGGTGGCGAGGAGGAGATGCCGGCATATCACCGGCGTCGCCACCAGCGCAAAGATAGGGATGTGGCGGGCGGAGAGCAAGCCCGCGGCGAACGTTCCCAGCAAGAGGAGCATGTCCGTCCAGGTCGGACGCGCGCGGCTCAGGCTTAAACTCAGCACGCCCAGCATCATCATGCCGGCAAAAGCCCAGAAGATAGGCAAATGGAAATCCGGCGAGAGCCACTCCTGAATGTGCGCCTGCATCGCGCCGCTGCCCAACGTGGCAAACGGGTACAGCCAGAGCGCGGGACCATTTGGGTTGAGGGCGGCGGCGAGGAAGGAGAGGAGCGTGGTCAAGGCCAGGCGGCGGATTTGCGCCCAGGTGAACACATCCGTGCCGCGCGTCAGGCGCTGCCAGGACTCGCCGACAACAACCGCCGCCAGGAGGACGATGCCCACCAGGTAGCCGCTATGCAAGTTGGCCCAGAGCGCGGTGAGGGGCAGGAAGACCCACAAGGCGCGCGCGGAGAGACGTCCGCTGCGATACGCCTCCAGCAGGTAGATGAAGAGGGCCAGGAGGAGGAGGTTGAACATTTGTGGCCTGGCTCCCCAGACGATGGAGGAGGCGATGGCCGCCAGGAGGGTGACGAAGGCGGCAAGATAGGGGCGACCGGGGCTGCTGTAGTAGATGAGGGCGAAGGTGAGGGTGATGAGGGCGGCGGTGGAGAGGATAAGTGCCGGCATTCCCCCGGCCACATACACCCCCCACAAAACCACCTGCGACAACCACTCATGCGTCACCCAGGCGTGGTTGGGAACCGTGTAAGAAAACACATCCTGCCGCGGAATGCCCGCCTGCAAAATATACGCCCCCGTGCGCAGATGCCACCACATATCCGGGTCAATCGTCGCCCGCACAGCCATGGCAAACAGCGCCAGGAGAAATAGCGTGGTGAAAAGTCGTCGGGTGGTCATGGGGAGTGGGTAGTTGGAGACTTTCAACCGTCAACCGTCAACCGTCAACTACTTCCGCGCATAGACGGTGAAGAGGTCGCCGAAGTTGACGGGGATGGCGAGTTCCGCCAGGTGGAAGCGACGCACCAGGCGGTCGGTCCATTGGCCCAGGCGTTGGTTGAGGCCACCCAACCGCGAGGCCAGGTAGCCGAGGCGCAGATAACGCCCCTCCGCGCCCGACCAGATGATTTCATATCCTTGATTTTGTAGCATTTGGGCCAGCGTACGGCGGCTGAAATAGTGGATGTGCATTTCCATCAACCAGGGCCAGCGCGTCCCCATGAAGCGGGCAGTGAGGCTGTCGATGTCCATGGTATGCACGGCAATGAGGCCTCCCGGACGCAGCAGGTCGTAGGCGCGGGCCAATTCCGCCGCCGGATCGGCGACGTGTTCGATCACGTCCCACATGGTGATCACATCAAACTGCTGTCCGTCCAGGTCCGCCGCCTCCTGGGTTCCGTGCAGCACAGGCAGGCCATGCGCCTGCGCTTCCCGCACGGCCCATTCCGATGGCTCCACGCCGCGAGCGTCCCATCCCGCCTCCAGGGCAACTTCCACAAACACGCCAATGTATGCGCCCACATCAAGCAGGCGGCGACCTTGCGCGGGACCGGTATGTTTCTGCATGGCGGCCAGATGTTTGCGGAAGGTCAGCAGTCGCCCCTGCCGTTCATTGACGTAGGTTTCGTCTTCGACGTTGACGTAGGCGTCCAGCAGTTGATCGGCGGGCCAGCGGGGATTGGCGTATACGTAGCCGCAATGCCGGCATTCCACAATCTGCGGGTGCTGTCCATAATCAGCGCTCGTGCACCGAAAAGCGCGCACATCCAGGTTCCCGTTGGCGGAAACCGTTGCCGGCAGGCGCACCCGCCACTCATCCCGCCCACACAAATTGCAATTGACATACTTCATGAAGTCACCGGTACCGATGCCCGCTGCGGTTCTCTGCCCCGCAAGCGACGAACAAACAGGCGCAGCACCGTGTACTGCGCCTTGAAAATTTCCTGGCGCGAGATTTTTGTCTGCCCCTTGCGCCGATCCTCAAAAATAATCGGCACTTCCCCAATCTGCCATCCCCGCCGCTGGCACATAAACAGCATCTCCACCAAGAAGGAGTAGCCGCTGGAAAAAACCTCGTCCAACGGGATAGATGCCAACACCTCGCGGCGATACAGGCGAAATCCCGCCGTCGTATCTCGCGCTTGCAAGCCCAAAAGCATGTGCGTCACCAGATTCGCGGCCCAGCTCAACACAATGCGTCGCCACCCCCAGTTCCGCTGCCCGCCGCCAGGCACGTAGCGCGAACCAATAACCACATGTTTGTGGCGACTCATCTCAATCATGGCCGGAATATAACGCGGATGGTGCGAAAAATCCGCGTCCATCGTCATCACCCGCGTCGCGCCCAACGTCTCCAGCGCCAGCTTATAGCCGGCGATATAGGCCGTGCCCAGCCCCATTTTTCCCGGACGGTGAATGACATGCACCTGTCGCGGATAGCGCGCCGCCCAGCGGTCCGCCATCTCGCCCGTGCCGTCGGGGGAATTATCGTCCACCACAATCACGCCCAGGGAAACGGGCAACGCCAGAAGCTGCGCCAGTAGATCATCCACGTTGTCGGCCTCATTGTAAGTCGGCACAACAACGTAGGTCTCAATAGGGTTGGAAAAAGGATTGTCCGCTTGCGGTTGTATCATTACTTCGTTCTCATATCAGGGACGCGCCCC
This region includes:
- a CDS encoding class I SAM-dependent methyltransferase, encoding MKYVNCNLCGRDEWRVRLPATVSANGNLDVRAFRCTSADYGQHPQIVECRHCGYVYANPRWPADQLLDAYVNVEDETYVNERQGRLLTFRKHLAAMQKHTGPAQGRRLLDVGAYIGVFVEVALEAGWDARGVEPSEWAVREAQAHGLPVLHGTQEAADLDGQQFDVITMWDVIEHVADPAAELARAYDLLRPGGLIAVHTMDIDSLTARFMGTRWPWLMEMHIHYFSRRTLAQMLQNQGYEIIWSGAEGRYLRLGYLASRLGGLNQRLGQWTDRLVRRFHLAELAIPVNFGDLFTVYARK
- a CDS encoding polyprenol monophosphomannose synthase, with translation MIQPQADNPFSNPIETYVVVPTYNEADNVDDLLAQLLALPVSLGVIVVDDNSPDGTGEMADRWAARYPRQVHVIHRPGKMGLGTAYIAGYKLALETLGATRVMTMDADFSHHPRYIPAMIEMSRHKHVVIGSRYVPGGGQRNWGWRRIVLSWAANLVTHMLLGLQARDTTAGFRLYRREVLASIPLDEVFSSGYSFLVEMLFMCQRRGWQIGEVPIIFEDRRKGQTKISRQEIFKAQYTVLRLFVRRLRGREPQRASVPVTS